The following are encoded together in the Lathyrus oleraceus cultivar Zhongwan6 chromosome 3, CAAS_Psat_ZW6_1.0, whole genome shotgun sequence genome:
- the LOC127127116 gene encoding pentatricopeptide repeat-containing protein At2g22410, mitochondrial, with amino-acid sequence MIKELLHNDPSSIFNLLKSYALSPPNILKAKDIFHQIHKPTLSHWNLMIRGWSQTDNPIEAIHTYNLMYSQGLIGNNLTYPFLLKACARIPYVSCTRMVHARVLKLGFESVLFVSNALIHGYSGFGELGFARKVFDEMSERDLVSWNSLICGYGRRKRYREVLGVFEAMRMDDVKGDAVTMVKVVLACSVLGEWSVADAMVGYIEENKVEVDVYLGNTLIDMYGRRGMVDLARRVFDRMNDRNMVSWNAMIMGYGKARNLVAARELFDDMPQRDVISWTSMITGYSQAGQFAKAVMLFKEMMETKVKPDKITVASVLSACAHIGSLDVGEAVHDYIRKHDVKADIYVGNALIDMYCKCGAVEKALAVFEEMGKKDSVSWTSVIAGLAVNGYADSALNLFSLMLCKGVRPTHGTFVGVLLACAHAGVVDKGLEYFESMEKAYGLTPEMKHYGCIVDLLSRSGDLERAYEFIKRMPVEPDVVVWRILLSASQVHGNLPLAEIAANKLLELDPSNSGNYILSSNTYAGSNRWEDVIRMRGLMEESNVHKPSGSSSIEINVSNSSQDTCFVEAQEKTKLNAM; translated from the coding sequence TGAAGCCATTCACACTTACAACCTCATGTATAGCCAAGGCTTAATTGGTAACAATCTGACTTACCCTTTTCTCCTCAAAGCATGTGCTCGTATTCCGTATGTTTCATGCACCAGAATGGTTCATGCTCGTGTTTTGAAACTCGGGTTTGAGTCGGTTCTCTTTGTTTCCAACGCTTTGATTCATGGGTATTCGGGATTTGGTGAATTGGGTTTTGCGCGGAAGGTGTTTGATGAAATGTCTGAACGGGATTTGGTTTCTTGGAATTCTTTGATTTGCGGGTATGGTCGGCGTAAGAGGTATAGGGAAGTTTTGGGTGTTTTTGAAGCAATGAGGATGGATGATGTGAAGGGTGATGCTGTGACAATGGTGAAAGTTGTTTTGGCTTGTTCTGTTTTGGGTGAGTGGAGTGTTGCTGATGCCATGGTTGGGTACATTGAGGAAAATAAGGTGGAGGTTGATGTTTATTTGGGAAATACATTGATTGATATGTATGGACGGCGCGGTATGGTTGATCTGGCCCGGCGAGTATTTGATAGAATGAATGATAGGAATATGGTTTCTTGGAATGCTATGATCATGGGTTATGGGAAAGCAAGAAACTTGGTTGCTGCAAGGGAACTGTTTGATGATATGCCACAGAGGGATGTGATCTCGTGGACTTCTATGATCACCGGTTACTCTCAAGCAGGTCAGTTTGCAAAGGCAGTGATGCTTTTCAAAGAAATGATGGAAACTAAGGTGAAGCCGGATAAAATAACCGTTGCCAGTGTGCTCTCTGCGTGTGCTCATATCGGCTCACTTGATGTTGGAGAGGCTGTTCATGACTATATAAGGAAACATGATGTGAAGGCGGATATTTATGTTGGAAATGCTTTGATTGATATGTATTGCAAGTGTGGAGCGGTTGAGAAAGCATTGGCGGTGTTTGAAGAGATGGGGAAGAAGGACTCTGTATCGTGGACATCAGTGATCGCAGGCCTTGCTGTCAATGGTTATGCAGATTCCGCACTTAATTTATTTTCACTTATGTTGTGTAAAGGTGTTAGGCCTACTCACGGAACCTTTGTTGGAGTTTTGCTGGCCTGTGCTCATGCTGGAGTGGTAGATAAGGGATTGGAATATTTTGAAAGTATGGAAAAAGCTTATGGACTAACACCGGAAATGAAACACTATGGCTGTATTGTGGATCTTTTGAGTCGCTCCGGCGATCTAGAAAGGGCATATGAGTTCATAAAGCGGATGCCTGTGGAACCTGATGTTGTAGTATGGAGGATATTGTTGAGTGCCTCTCAAGTTCATGGAAATCTACCCTTGGCAGAGATTGCCGCTAACAAGCTTCTAGAATTGGATCCTTCTAATAGTGGCAACTATATACTATCCTCTAATACTTATGCAGGATCCAATAGGTGGGAAGATGTTATTAGAATGAGAGGACTGATGGAGGAGAGTAATGTACATAAACCATCAGGTAGCAGTTCCATAGAAATAAATGTTTCAAACAGTTCTCAGGATACATGTTTTGTTGAAGCACAAGAGAAAACTAAATTGAACGCTATGTAG